A region of Emys orbicularis isolate rEmyOrb1 chromosome 20, rEmyOrb1.hap1, whole genome shotgun sequence DNA encodes the following proteins:
- the LOC135892542 gene encoding dual specificity protein phosphatase 23-like, with protein MTSAVPPNFSWVVPGKLAGLAMPRQPAHYQYMLEHGIRHLVSLTDRSPPYHDTCPGIKLHRLRIQDFCAPSLEQIKHFLQIVEDASTKGEAVAVHCMLGFGRTGTMLACYLVKAQKITGVDAIHEIRRIRPGAIETHDQEKAVIQFHHHVK; from the exons ATGACGTCGGCCGTCCCTCCAAACTTCTCCTGGGTGGTGCCCGGCAAGCTGGCAGGGCTGGCCATGCCACGGCAGCCCGCACACTACCAGTACATGCTTGAGCATGGCATCCGGCACCTGGTGTCGCTGACCGACCGCAGCCCGCCctaccatgacacctgccctggcaTCAAGCTCCATCGCCTCCGCATCCAGGACTTCTGTGCCCCATCGCTGGAGCAGATCAAGCACTTCCTGCAGATCGTGGAGGACGCCAGCACCAAGGGCGAG GCCGTGGCggtgcactgcatgctgggatttgGCAGGACGGGAACCATGCTGGCCTGTTACCTGGTGAAGGCCCAGAAAATCACTGGGGTCGACGCCATCCACGAGATCCGGAGAATCCGGCCAGGAGCCATCGAGACCCATGACCAGGAGAAAGCCGTGATCCAGTTCCACCACCACGTCAAATAG